The following are from one region of the Arachis duranensis cultivar V14167 chromosome 10, aradu.V14167.gnm2.J7QH, whole genome shotgun sequence genome:
- the LOC107468107 gene encoding pentatricopeptide repeat-containing protein At3g09040, mitochondrial isoform X1 translates to MRLAVAPQVQGFLFLRPYSLTIQHCPSPSPPSISQVYDDLLRICFRLQQTKTNPHHHHDYHVFDNIPNHGDGEMAKVVHAHAIKHDISSDGFLASATIDLYAAAGNVPFAQRLFHQLHPRQRHLSAYNSIISMYSRQGLFQNALRCFVSMMRFGQLPDQFTLAIALSVCSKLRNVECGTLLHSCVIKAGFESNPFCQGALIDLYAKCGFLRHASAIFDAAVHLDTVSWTALISGYVRAGLPQDALQVFDKMQIAGYSPDQVVFVTVLNALVNLGKLDDACKLFRDMHTSNVVAWNAMISGHAKRSHHKEAIEFFLEMRKCGIKSSRSTLASVLSAIASLAALDYGLLVHGEAIKQGLDSSIYVGSSLISMYGKCEMLDAAKQVFDVMSEKNMVTWNAMLGVYAQNGYFNHVMELFLDMTRRTIELDEFTFTSILSSCACFESLEIGRQVHSVVIKRSFANNLFVNNALVDMYAKAGALKEARKQFERMKTRDTISWNAIIVGYVQEEEETDAFKMVNRMRLHGIVPDEVALASILSACGNVKLLKAGLQFHCLAVKLGLETNLFVGSSLIDMYSKCWSIEDARKIYSSMPEWSVVSMNALISGYALKNIKEAINLFSEMLALGLKPSEITFASLIDACKGSQVNLGLQIHCAIVKRGLLCGSEFLGTSLLGMYMDSQRIADANVLFSEFSNLKSIVMWTALISGYTQNDCCYEAINSYREMRDNNIFPDQATFVSVLRACALLSALQDGKEIHSLIFHTGFDLDELTSSALIDMYAKCGDVKSAVQVFEEMGTKKDVISWNSMIVGFAKNGHAESALKVFNEMAHSCVTPDDVTFLGVLTACSHAGWVSEGRQIFDLMVNCYGIEPRADHYACIVDLLGRWGNLKEAEEFIDKLNVKPNAMIWANLLGACRIHGDDIRGERAAKNLIKLEPDNSSPYVLLSNMYAASGHWNEARSLRRTMIQKEIQKMPGCSWIVVGQKTNSFVAGTVRFNLDPFNEHNDADLWEALKRAHLKDVMRRNSLGLDAEVSEAGKNFSVGQRQLLSLSRALLPRLKILTKPLQQQMLE, encoded by the exons ATGCGTCTTGCAGTTGCACCTCAAGTCCAAGGTTTCTTATTCTTAAGACCTTATTCACTCACCATTCAGCACTGCCCTTCCCCTTCTCCTCCTTCCATCTCACAAGTCTACGACGACCTTCTCCGCATTTGCTTCCGCTTACAACAAACTAAAACTAATCCCCATCACCATCACGACTACCATGTGTTCGACAATATTCCCAACCACGGCGACGGGGAAATGGCCAAAGTTGTTCATGCACACGCCATCAAACACGACATTTCCTCTGATGGCTTCCTCGCAAGTGCCACCATCGATCTCTATGCCGCTGCCGGCAATGTCCCTTTCGCTCAGAGGCTCTTCCACCAGCTCCATCCCCGTCAGAGACATTTATCCGCTTATAATTCTATCATTTCCATGTACTCAAGGCAGGGGTTATTCCAAAATGCACTCCGTTGTTTCGTTTCTATGATGCGTTTTGGCCAGTTGCCTGACCAATTCACGCTTGCCATAGCTCTCTCTGTTTGTTCAAAGCTCAGGAATGTTGAATGTGGCACGCTGCTTCACTCCTGCGTGATCAAGGCAGGTTTTGAGTCCAATCCGTTCTGCCAGGGTGCTCTTATCGATCTCTATGCCAAATGCGGCTTTCTCCGCCATGCTAGCGCCATATTTGACGCCGCAGTCCACTTGGACACTGTTTCTTGGACGGCTTTGATTTCTGGTTATGTTCGAGCCGGGCTGCCGCAGGACGCCCTCCaggtgtttgacaaaatgcagATAGCTGGCTACTCTCCTGACCAGGTGGTTTTTGTGACTGTTCTCAATGCTCTTGTGAATTTGGGTAAGCTGGATGATGCCTGTAAATTGTTCCGAGACATGCACACTAGCAATGTTGTGGCATGGAATGCGATGATCTCTGGTCATGCTAAGAGGAGCCATCATAAGGAGGCCATTGAGTTCTTTCTCGAAATGAGGAAGTGTGGTATAAAGTCCTCAAGGTCCACGCTGGCAAGTGTTCTTAGTGCGATTGCCAGCTTAGCTGCGTTGGATTATGGGTTACTAGTCCATGGAGAGGCTATCAAACAAGGTTTGGATTCTAGTATATATGTGGGAAGTTCTTTGATCAGTATGTATGGGAAGTGCGAAATGTTAGATGCTGCAAAGCAAGTATTTGATGTCATGTCTGAGAAAAATATGGTCACTTGGAATGCCATGCTGGGAGTTTATGCACAGAATGGTTATTTCAATCATGTAATGGAGCTATTCCTTGATATGACACGGCGTACCATTGAACTGGACGAATTTACCTTCACTAGCATTTTGAGTTCATGTGCTTGTTTTGAAAGCTTAGAAATTGGTCGTCAGGTGCATTCAGTTGTTATCAAGAGAAGTTTTGCAAACAATTTATTTGTGAACAATGCATTGGTAGATATGTATGCCAAGGCTGGGGCTTTGAAGGAAGCTAGGAAACAGTTTGAGCGCATGAAAACCAGAGATACCATTTCTTGGAATGCCATTATCGTTGGATATGTGCAGGAAGAAGAGGAAACTGATGCTTTCAAAATGGTCAATAGAATGAGGTTACATGGCATAGTACCTGACGAGGTAGCTTTGGCAAGCATACTTAGCGCTTGTGGAAATGTTAAGCTATTAAAAGCAGGATTGCAGTTCCATTGCCTGGCAGTTAAGTTGGGATTAGAAACAAACCTTTTTGTTGGAAGTTCTCTTATTGACATGTATTCTAAATGCTGGTCCATTGAAGATGCACGAAAAATCTATTCTAGCATGCCTGAATGGAGCGTGGTATCCATGAATGCTCTGATTTCAGGATATGCtctgaaaaatataaaagaagctATTAATCTTTTTAGTGAGATGCTGGCATTGGGGCTCAAGCCATCTGAAATTACATTTGCAAGCCTGATAGATGCTTGTAAGGGTTCTCAGGTAAATCTAGGGTTGCAGATCCACTGTGCTATAGTTAAGAGGGGTCTTTTATGTGGTAGTGAGTTCTTAGGTACCTCTTTGTTGGGCATGTATATGGACTCacaaaggattgcagatgccaACGTACTTTTCTCAGAGTTTTCGAACCTTAAAAGCATTGTTATGTGGACTGCTTTAATTTCTGGGTATACTCAAAATGATTGCTGTTACGAGGCCATAAATTCATACCGAGAAATGCGGGACAACAATATCTTCCCTGACCAAGCAACATTTGTTTCAGTTCTTCGAGCTTGTGCTCTCTTATCAGCATTGCAAGATGGGAAAGAGATACATTCTCTAATATTCCATACTGGTTTTGACTTGGATGAGTTAACCAGCAGTGCACTCATAGACATGTATGCTAAATGTGGGGATGTAAAAAGTGCTGTGCAAGTTTTTGAAGAAATGGGTACTAAAAAGGATGTGATTTCTTGGAACTCAATGATAGTTGGATTTGCAAAAAATGGTCATGCAGAAAGCGCTCTGAAGGTCTTCAATGAAATGGCCCACTCATGTGTTACACCAGATGATGTCACATTCCTCGGAGTGCTCACTGCTTGCAGCCATGCAGGGTGGGTTTCCGAGGGCCGTCAAATTTTTGATCTCATGGTGAACTGTTATGGCATTGAGCCCAGGGCTGATCACTATGCTTGCATTGTGGATCTTCTTGGTCGCTGGGGTAATCTCAAAGAAGCTGAAGAGTTCATCGACAAACTAAATGTCAAACCGAATGCTATGATTTGGGCCAATTTATTGGGAGCTTGCCGAATTCATGGTGATGACATAAGGGGAGAGCGAGCAGCTAAAAACCTTATTAAGTTAGAACCTGACAATTCTTCCCCATATGTATTGCTTTCTAATATGTATGCTGCATCAGGACATTGGAATGAAGCTAGATCTTTGAGGAGAACTATGATACAAAAAGAAATCCAAAAGATGCCTGGGTGTAGCTGGATTGTTGTAGGACAAAAGACAAACTCATTTGTTGCAG gaACTGTAAGGTTTAATCTTGACCCTTTTAATGAACACAATGATGCTGACCTCTGGGAGGCTCTGAAGAGGGCACATTTGAAGGATGTGATGCGCAGGAATTCTTTGGGGCTGGATGCCGAG GTCTCTGAGGCAGGCAAGAACTTCAGTGTTGGGCAGAGGCAACTGTTGAGTCTCTCTCGGGCATTATTGCCTAGATTAAAGATATTGACGAAGCCACTGCAGCAGCAGATGTTAGAATAG
- the LOC107468107 gene encoding pentatricopeptide repeat-containing protein At3g09040, mitochondrial isoform X3, producing the protein MRLAVAPQVQGFLFLRPYSLTIQHCPSPSPPSISQVYDDLLRICFRLQQTKTNPHHHHDYHVFDNIPNHGDGEMAKVVHAHAIKHDISSDGFLASATIDLYAAAGNVPFAQRLFHQLHPRQRHLSAYNSIISMYSRQGLFQNALRCFVSMMRFGQLPDQFTLAIALSVCSKLRNVECGTLLHSCVIKAGFESNPFCQGALIDLYAKCGFLRHASAIFDAAVHLDTVSWTALISGYVRAGLPQDALQVFDKMQIAGYSPDQVVFVTVLNALVNLGKLDDACKLFRDMHTSNVVAWNAMISGHAKRSHHKEAIEFFLEMRKCGIKSSRSTLASVLSAIASLAALDYGLLVHGEAIKQGLDSSIYVGSSLISMYGKCEMLDAAKQVFDVMSEKNMVTWNAMLGVYAQNGYFNHVMELFLDMTRRTIELDEFTFTSILSSCACFESLEIGRQVHSVVIKRSFANNLFVNNALVDMYAKAGALKEARKQFERMKTRDTISWNAIIVGYVQEEEETDAFKMVNRMRLHGIVPDEVALASILSACGNVKLLKAGLQFHCLAVKLGLETNLFVGSSLIDMYSKCWSIEDARKIYSSMPEWSVVSMNALISGYALKNIKEAINLFSEMLALGLKPSEITFASLIDACKGSQVNLGLQIHCAIVKRGLLCGSEFLGTSLLGMYMDSQRIADANVLFSEFSNLKSIVMWTALISGYTQNDCCYEAINSYREMRDNNIFPDQATFVSVLRACALLSALQDGKEIHSLIFHTGFDLDELTSSALIDMYAKCGDVKSAVQVFEEMGTKKDVISWNSMIVGFAKNGHAESALKVFNEMAHSCVTPDDVTFLGVLTACSHAGWVSEGRQIFDLMVNCYGIEPRADHYACIVDLLGRWGNLKEAEEFIDKLNVKPNAMIWANLLGACRIHGDDIRGERAAKNLIKLEPDNSSPYVLLSNMYAASGHWNEARSLRRTMIQKEIQKMPGCSWIVVGQKTNSFVAGL; encoded by the exons ATGCGTCTTGCAGTTGCACCTCAAGTCCAAGGTTTCTTATTCTTAAGACCTTATTCACTCACCATTCAGCACTGCCCTTCCCCTTCTCCTCCTTCCATCTCACAAGTCTACGACGACCTTCTCCGCATTTGCTTCCGCTTACAACAAACTAAAACTAATCCCCATCACCATCACGACTACCATGTGTTCGACAATATTCCCAACCACGGCGACGGGGAAATGGCCAAAGTTGTTCATGCACACGCCATCAAACACGACATTTCCTCTGATGGCTTCCTCGCAAGTGCCACCATCGATCTCTATGCCGCTGCCGGCAATGTCCCTTTCGCTCAGAGGCTCTTCCACCAGCTCCATCCCCGTCAGAGACATTTATCCGCTTATAATTCTATCATTTCCATGTACTCAAGGCAGGGGTTATTCCAAAATGCACTCCGTTGTTTCGTTTCTATGATGCGTTTTGGCCAGTTGCCTGACCAATTCACGCTTGCCATAGCTCTCTCTGTTTGTTCAAAGCTCAGGAATGTTGAATGTGGCACGCTGCTTCACTCCTGCGTGATCAAGGCAGGTTTTGAGTCCAATCCGTTCTGCCAGGGTGCTCTTATCGATCTCTATGCCAAATGCGGCTTTCTCCGCCATGCTAGCGCCATATTTGACGCCGCAGTCCACTTGGACACTGTTTCTTGGACGGCTTTGATTTCTGGTTATGTTCGAGCCGGGCTGCCGCAGGACGCCCTCCaggtgtttgacaaaatgcagATAGCTGGCTACTCTCCTGACCAGGTGGTTTTTGTGACTGTTCTCAATGCTCTTGTGAATTTGGGTAAGCTGGATGATGCCTGTAAATTGTTCCGAGACATGCACACTAGCAATGTTGTGGCATGGAATGCGATGATCTCTGGTCATGCTAAGAGGAGCCATCATAAGGAGGCCATTGAGTTCTTTCTCGAAATGAGGAAGTGTGGTATAAAGTCCTCAAGGTCCACGCTGGCAAGTGTTCTTAGTGCGATTGCCAGCTTAGCTGCGTTGGATTATGGGTTACTAGTCCATGGAGAGGCTATCAAACAAGGTTTGGATTCTAGTATATATGTGGGAAGTTCTTTGATCAGTATGTATGGGAAGTGCGAAATGTTAGATGCTGCAAAGCAAGTATTTGATGTCATGTCTGAGAAAAATATGGTCACTTGGAATGCCATGCTGGGAGTTTATGCACAGAATGGTTATTTCAATCATGTAATGGAGCTATTCCTTGATATGACACGGCGTACCATTGAACTGGACGAATTTACCTTCACTAGCATTTTGAGTTCATGTGCTTGTTTTGAAAGCTTAGAAATTGGTCGTCAGGTGCATTCAGTTGTTATCAAGAGAAGTTTTGCAAACAATTTATTTGTGAACAATGCATTGGTAGATATGTATGCCAAGGCTGGGGCTTTGAAGGAAGCTAGGAAACAGTTTGAGCGCATGAAAACCAGAGATACCATTTCTTGGAATGCCATTATCGTTGGATATGTGCAGGAAGAAGAGGAAACTGATGCTTTCAAAATGGTCAATAGAATGAGGTTACATGGCATAGTACCTGACGAGGTAGCTTTGGCAAGCATACTTAGCGCTTGTGGAAATGTTAAGCTATTAAAAGCAGGATTGCAGTTCCATTGCCTGGCAGTTAAGTTGGGATTAGAAACAAACCTTTTTGTTGGAAGTTCTCTTATTGACATGTATTCTAAATGCTGGTCCATTGAAGATGCACGAAAAATCTATTCTAGCATGCCTGAATGGAGCGTGGTATCCATGAATGCTCTGATTTCAGGATATGCtctgaaaaatataaaagaagctATTAATCTTTTTAGTGAGATGCTGGCATTGGGGCTCAAGCCATCTGAAATTACATTTGCAAGCCTGATAGATGCTTGTAAGGGTTCTCAGGTAAATCTAGGGTTGCAGATCCACTGTGCTATAGTTAAGAGGGGTCTTTTATGTGGTAGTGAGTTCTTAGGTACCTCTTTGTTGGGCATGTATATGGACTCacaaaggattgcagatgccaACGTACTTTTCTCAGAGTTTTCGAACCTTAAAAGCATTGTTATGTGGACTGCTTTAATTTCTGGGTATACTCAAAATGATTGCTGTTACGAGGCCATAAATTCATACCGAGAAATGCGGGACAACAATATCTTCCCTGACCAAGCAACATTTGTTTCAGTTCTTCGAGCTTGTGCTCTCTTATCAGCATTGCAAGATGGGAAAGAGATACATTCTCTAATATTCCATACTGGTTTTGACTTGGATGAGTTAACCAGCAGTGCACTCATAGACATGTATGCTAAATGTGGGGATGTAAAAAGTGCTGTGCAAGTTTTTGAAGAAATGGGTACTAAAAAGGATGTGATTTCTTGGAACTCAATGATAGTTGGATTTGCAAAAAATGGTCATGCAGAAAGCGCTCTGAAGGTCTTCAATGAAATGGCCCACTCATGTGTTACACCAGATGATGTCACATTCCTCGGAGTGCTCACTGCTTGCAGCCATGCAGGGTGGGTTTCCGAGGGCCGTCAAATTTTTGATCTCATGGTGAACTGTTATGGCATTGAGCCCAGGGCTGATCACTATGCTTGCATTGTGGATCTTCTTGGTCGCTGGGGTAATCTCAAAGAAGCTGAAGAGTTCATCGACAAACTAAATGTCAAACCGAATGCTATGATTTGGGCCAATTTATTGGGAGCTTGCCGAATTCATGGTGATGACATAAGGGGAGAGCGAGCAGCTAAAAACCTTATTAAGTTAGAACCTGACAATTCTTCCCCATATGTATTGCTTTCTAATATGTATGCTGCATCAGGACATTGGAATGAAGCTAGATCTTTGAGGAGAACTATGATACAAAAAGAAATCCAAAAGATGCCTGGGTGTAGCTGGATTGTTGTAGGACAAAAGACAAACTCATTTGTTGCAG GCTTATGA
- the LOC107468107 gene encoding pentatricopeptide repeat-containing protein At3g09040, mitochondrial isoform X2: MRLAVAPQVQGFLFLRPYSLTIQHCPSPSPPSISQVYDDLLRICFRLQQTKTNPHHHHDYHVFDNIPNHGDGEMAKVVHAHAIKHDISSDGFLASATIDLYAAAGNVPFAQRLFHQLHPRQRHLSAYNSIISMYSRQGLFQNALRCFVSMMRFGQLPDQFTLAIALSVCSKLRNVECGTLLHSCVIKAGFESNPFCQGALIDLYAKCGFLRHASAIFDAAVHLDTVSWTALISGYVRAGLPQDALQVFDKMQIAGYSPDQVVFVTVLNALVNLGKLDDACKLFRDMHTSNVVAWNAMISGHAKRSHHKEAIEFFLEMRKCGIKSSRSTLASVLSAIASLAALDYGLLVHGEAIKQGLDSSIYVGSSLISMYGKCEMLDAAKQVFDVMSEKNMVTWNAMLGVYAQNGYFNHVMELFLDMTRRTIELDEFTFTSILSSCACFESLEIGRQVHSVVIKRSFANNLFVNNALVDMYAKAGALKEARKQFERMKTRDTISWNAIIVGYVQEEEETDAFKMVNRMRLHGIVPDEVALASILSACGNVKLLKAGLQFHCLAVKLGLETNLFVGSSLIDMYSKCWSIEDARKIYSSMPEWSVVSMNALISGYALKNIKEAINLFSEMLALGLKPSEITFASLIDACKGSQVNLGLQIHCAIVKRGLLCGSEFLGTSLLGMYMDSQRIADANVLFSEFSNLKSIVMWTALISGYTQNDCCYEAINSYREMRDNNIFPDQATFVSVLRACALLSALQDGKEIHSLIFHTGFDLDELTSSALIDMYAKCGDVKSAVQVFEEMGTKKDVISWNSMIVGFAKNGHAESALKVFNEMAHSCVTPDDVTFLGVLTACSHAGWVSEGRQIFDLMVNCYGIEPRADHYACIVDLLGRWGNLKEAEEFIDKLNVKPNAMIWANLLGACRIHGDDIRGERAAKNLIKLEPDNSSPYVLLSNMYAASGHWNEARSLRRTMIQKEIQKMPGCSWIVVGQKTNSFVAEHRP; encoded by the exons ATGCGTCTTGCAGTTGCACCTCAAGTCCAAGGTTTCTTATTCTTAAGACCTTATTCACTCACCATTCAGCACTGCCCTTCCCCTTCTCCTCCTTCCATCTCACAAGTCTACGACGACCTTCTCCGCATTTGCTTCCGCTTACAACAAACTAAAACTAATCCCCATCACCATCACGACTACCATGTGTTCGACAATATTCCCAACCACGGCGACGGGGAAATGGCCAAAGTTGTTCATGCACACGCCATCAAACACGACATTTCCTCTGATGGCTTCCTCGCAAGTGCCACCATCGATCTCTATGCCGCTGCCGGCAATGTCCCTTTCGCTCAGAGGCTCTTCCACCAGCTCCATCCCCGTCAGAGACATTTATCCGCTTATAATTCTATCATTTCCATGTACTCAAGGCAGGGGTTATTCCAAAATGCACTCCGTTGTTTCGTTTCTATGATGCGTTTTGGCCAGTTGCCTGACCAATTCACGCTTGCCATAGCTCTCTCTGTTTGTTCAAAGCTCAGGAATGTTGAATGTGGCACGCTGCTTCACTCCTGCGTGATCAAGGCAGGTTTTGAGTCCAATCCGTTCTGCCAGGGTGCTCTTATCGATCTCTATGCCAAATGCGGCTTTCTCCGCCATGCTAGCGCCATATTTGACGCCGCAGTCCACTTGGACACTGTTTCTTGGACGGCTTTGATTTCTGGTTATGTTCGAGCCGGGCTGCCGCAGGACGCCCTCCaggtgtttgacaaaatgcagATAGCTGGCTACTCTCCTGACCAGGTGGTTTTTGTGACTGTTCTCAATGCTCTTGTGAATTTGGGTAAGCTGGATGATGCCTGTAAATTGTTCCGAGACATGCACACTAGCAATGTTGTGGCATGGAATGCGATGATCTCTGGTCATGCTAAGAGGAGCCATCATAAGGAGGCCATTGAGTTCTTTCTCGAAATGAGGAAGTGTGGTATAAAGTCCTCAAGGTCCACGCTGGCAAGTGTTCTTAGTGCGATTGCCAGCTTAGCTGCGTTGGATTATGGGTTACTAGTCCATGGAGAGGCTATCAAACAAGGTTTGGATTCTAGTATATATGTGGGAAGTTCTTTGATCAGTATGTATGGGAAGTGCGAAATGTTAGATGCTGCAAAGCAAGTATTTGATGTCATGTCTGAGAAAAATATGGTCACTTGGAATGCCATGCTGGGAGTTTATGCACAGAATGGTTATTTCAATCATGTAATGGAGCTATTCCTTGATATGACACGGCGTACCATTGAACTGGACGAATTTACCTTCACTAGCATTTTGAGTTCATGTGCTTGTTTTGAAAGCTTAGAAATTGGTCGTCAGGTGCATTCAGTTGTTATCAAGAGAAGTTTTGCAAACAATTTATTTGTGAACAATGCATTGGTAGATATGTATGCCAAGGCTGGGGCTTTGAAGGAAGCTAGGAAACAGTTTGAGCGCATGAAAACCAGAGATACCATTTCTTGGAATGCCATTATCGTTGGATATGTGCAGGAAGAAGAGGAAACTGATGCTTTCAAAATGGTCAATAGAATGAGGTTACATGGCATAGTACCTGACGAGGTAGCTTTGGCAAGCATACTTAGCGCTTGTGGAAATGTTAAGCTATTAAAAGCAGGATTGCAGTTCCATTGCCTGGCAGTTAAGTTGGGATTAGAAACAAACCTTTTTGTTGGAAGTTCTCTTATTGACATGTATTCTAAATGCTGGTCCATTGAAGATGCACGAAAAATCTATTCTAGCATGCCTGAATGGAGCGTGGTATCCATGAATGCTCTGATTTCAGGATATGCtctgaaaaatataaaagaagctATTAATCTTTTTAGTGAGATGCTGGCATTGGGGCTCAAGCCATCTGAAATTACATTTGCAAGCCTGATAGATGCTTGTAAGGGTTCTCAGGTAAATCTAGGGTTGCAGATCCACTGTGCTATAGTTAAGAGGGGTCTTTTATGTGGTAGTGAGTTCTTAGGTACCTCTTTGTTGGGCATGTATATGGACTCacaaaggattgcagatgccaACGTACTTTTCTCAGAGTTTTCGAACCTTAAAAGCATTGTTATGTGGACTGCTTTAATTTCTGGGTATACTCAAAATGATTGCTGTTACGAGGCCATAAATTCATACCGAGAAATGCGGGACAACAATATCTTCCCTGACCAAGCAACATTTGTTTCAGTTCTTCGAGCTTGTGCTCTCTTATCAGCATTGCAAGATGGGAAAGAGATACATTCTCTAATATTCCATACTGGTTTTGACTTGGATGAGTTAACCAGCAGTGCACTCATAGACATGTATGCTAAATGTGGGGATGTAAAAAGTGCTGTGCAAGTTTTTGAAGAAATGGGTACTAAAAAGGATGTGATTTCTTGGAACTCAATGATAGTTGGATTTGCAAAAAATGGTCATGCAGAAAGCGCTCTGAAGGTCTTCAATGAAATGGCCCACTCATGTGTTACACCAGATGATGTCACATTCCTCGGAGTGCTCACTGCTTGCAGCCATGCAGGGTGGGTTTCCGAGGGCCGTCAAATTTTTGATCTCATGGTGAACTGTTATGGCATTGAGCCCAGGGCTGATCACTATGCTTGCATTGTGGATCTTCTTGGTCGCTGGGGTAATCTCAAAGAAGCTGAAGAGTTCATCGACAAACTAAATGTCAAACCGAATGCTATGATTTGGGCCAATTTATTGGGAGCTTGCCGAATTCATGGTGATGACATAAGGGGAGAGCGAGCAGCTAAAAACCTTATTAAGTTAGAACCTGACAATTCTTCCCCATATGTATTGCTTTCTAATATGTATGCTGCATCAGGACATTGGAATGAAGCTAGATCTTTGAGGAGAACTATGATACAAAAAGAAATCCAAAAGATGCCTGGGTGTAGCTGGATTGTTGTAGGACAAAAGACAAACTCATTTGTTGCAG AGCACCGCCCGTGA